Proteins encoded within one genomic window of Triticum aestivum cultivar Chinese Spring chromosome 2D, IWGSC CS RefSeq v2.1, whole genome shotgun sequence:
- the LOC123052886 gene encoding uncharacterized protein isoform X1: protein MPRTASGSGRNRPAGRRRPDEGHGQEEAAAGGRGRGLEEAAAGGAVAAGGRGSRRIEGGAGQAAGGDRRTGPAWERPPAESSGTCESWPPAAEARPGRAKGRRAATGPQAAVRDEAAAARTKSRRRAVVEAGGGQMRSVADVPVWDAAGCRNQRPEPTRNGGSGWNLRPPLSRSRPISHGQNLGTMDRQSRGAAAEETARVKGNSQAEARDDLEQRSQERMITAARLDRARVAVGNGPLIRQIFLAPDADAILTSPRPKTSQEDIWAWTWESSGVVSVRSAYRETMLRSRSRDEEIGGSTGTEQTWKAL from the exons ATGCCGCGAACGGCCAGCGGCAGTGGCCGGAATcggccggcggggcggcggcggccagacGAGGGCCacggccaggaggaggcggcggctggcggAAGGGGCCGCGgcctggaggaggcggcggccggcggagcaGTCGCGGCCGGAGGACGAGGGAGCCGACGGATCGAGGGCGGGGCTGGACAGGCGGCTGGCGGCGACAGGCGGACGGGGCCGGCCTGGGAGCGCCCGCCGGCGGAGAGCAGCGGGACCTGCGAGAGCTGGCCTCCGGCGGCAGAGGCCCGACCAGGGAGAGCCAAAGGCCGGCGCGCGGCGACCGGACCTCAAGCGGCAGTcagagacgaggcggcggcggcccgaACCAAATCCCGACGGAGGGCGGTAGTGGAAGCCGGCGGCGGCCAAATGAGGTCAGTGGCGGACGTCCCGGTCTGGGATGCAGCGGGCTGCAGGAACCAGCGGCCGGAACCGACGAGGAACGGCGGCTCGGGGTGGAATCTGCGACCTCCTTTGTCCAGATCGAGACCGATCTCGCACGGACAGAACCTGGGAACGATGGACAGGCAAAGTAGAGGAGCGGCAGCAGAGGAAACTGCACGCGTGAAAGGCAACAGCCAAGCAGAGGCAAGAGACGATTTGGAGCAGCGCAGCCAGGAAAGGATGATCACGGCGGCGCGATTGGATCGAGCACGAGTTGCAGT TGGGAACGGCCCTCTCATTCGCCAGATTTTTTTGGCGCCAGATGCGGATGCAATTCTAACATCGCCAAGACCGAAGACTTCTCAGGAGGATATTTGGGCTTGGACGTGGGAGAGTAGTGGAGTTGTCTCAGTAAGGTCAGCATATCGTGAGACAATGCTGAGAAGCAGGTCAAGGGATGAGGAAATTGGAGGCTCCACAGGTACGGAGCAGACCTGGAAGGCACTTTGA
- the LOC123052885 gene encoding differentially expressed in FDCP 6 homolog: MDSNANGGRSTMVGEMESSLERVRRQLSSTSTRHILQGPLLKRSDTLRKWNERWVILDPATGKMEYKVRRSDTTVRGIIVFDSTSTATLSPTNFHGLPKYEGCCVYIGTPQKKEYFLCAETPSAARAWVSTLHATQLVLQAHKQAVDSLGGNGSAKLGTVATVVAVANATAIEASKEVEAAMKISLRAALGSTTNKLSKGQLDDLTIMMETLRVKDDELHQLLQDIRARDSTIREITDKLQETAEAAETAASAAHAIDEARRFLSSELERLKQDQENQVELSLLRLRESEEKSKLLAEEREHLLKERDSALQEAQMWRSELGKARGNAVILEAAVVRAEEKARVSAADADMRIKEAVSKLESAAKEKEELLALVDALKSQIQRQETSTKQICEERSELCSTSKHMDMDDDNVDKACLSDTDLIPIAENIVELDDEGVDIRTIGDTEWENPHSSEVSDVREVTTEAEENSLDIPVDSQPVADDTFQA, from the exons ATGGACTCCAACGCCAACGGCGGGCGCAGCACG ATGGTAGGGGAGATGGAGAGCAGCTTGGAGCGGGTCAGGCGGcagctctcctccacctccacccgCCATATCCTCCAGGGTCCTCTCTTGAAGCGATCCGATACA CTAAGGAAATGGAATGAGCGGTGGGTTATACTTGATCCAGCTACTGGAAAGATGGAATACAA GGTTCGTAGAAGTGATACAACTGTGAGGGGAATAATTGTGTTCGATTCAACAAGCACCGCCACTTTGTCACCTACCAACTTTCA TGGACTGCCAAAATATGAAGGATGTTGTGTAT ATATTGGGACTCCACAAAAAAAGGAGTACTTTCTTTGTGCAGAAACTCCCAGCGCTGCAAGAGCATGGGTATCTACTTTACA TGCAACTCAATTGGTCCTACAGGCTCATAAACAGGCGGTGGATTCATTGGGTGGAAATGGTTCTGCAAAACTGGGAACAGTTGCTACTGTTGTGGCTGTGGCCAATGCAACTGCGATTGAAGCATCCAAAGAGGTAGAAGCAGCGATGAAGATCTCCCTGCGGGCAGCTTTAGGCTCAACTACAAATAAACTTAGTAAAGGTCAATTAGATGATCTCACAATCATGATG GAGACCCTTCGAGTTAAAGATGATGAACTGCACCAGCTATTGCAGGATATCCGTGCACGGGATTCCACCATCAGGGAGATTACAGATAAATTACAGGAGACTGCTGAGGCAGCTGAAACTGCTGCTTCTGCTGCTCATGCAATTGATGAAGCAAGAAGATTTTTATCTTCAGAACTTGAACGCCTGAAACAAGATCAGGAAAATCAAGTTGAATTGTCCTTGCTTAGG CTAAGGGAATCAGAAGAAAAGTCAAAGCTTCTTGCTGAAGAAAGAGAGCATTTACTCAAGGAAAGAGATTCTGCTCTTCAAGAAGCTCAGATGTGGCGCTCTGAACTTGGAAAAGCTAGAGGAAATGCTGTCATTTTAGAAGCAGCTGTCGTGAGAGCTGAAGAGAAAGCTAGGGTTTCAGCAGCCGATGCTGACATGCGAATAAAGGAAGCTGTGAGTAAGCTCGAGTCTGCTGCGAAAGAAAAGGAAGAACTCTTAGCTCTCGTGGATGCTCTAAAATCACAAATACAAAG GCAAGAGACTAGCACAAAACAAATCTGTGAGGAAAGGTCAGAGCTATGCTCTACTTCAAAGCACATGGACATGGACGACGATAACGTGGATAAGGCTTGTTTAAGCGATACAGACCTGATACCTATTGCGGAGAACATAGTCGAGTTGGATGACGAGGGAGTCGATATACGTACGATCGGGGACACGGAGTGGGAAAATCCTCATTCCTCTGAAGTATCTGATGTAAGGGAGGTGaccacagaagctgaagaaaacagCTTGGATATTCCTGTTGATAGCCAGCCAGTTGCTGACGATACTTTCCAAGCCTAG
- the LOC123052886 gene encoding circumsporozoite protein isoform X2, whose translation MPRTASGSGRNRPAGRRRPDEGHGQEEAAAGGRGRGLEEAAAGGAVAAGGRGSRRIEGGAGQAAGGDRRTGPAWERPPAESSGTCESWPPAAEARPGRAKGRRAATGPQAAVRDEAAAARTKSRRRAVVEAGGGQMSGNGPLIRQIFLAPDADAILTSPRPKTSQEDIWAWTWESSGVVSVRSAYRETMLRSRSRDEEIGGSTGTEQTWKAL comes from the exons ATGCCGCGAACGGCCAGCGGCAGTGGCCGGAATcggccggcggggcggcggcggccagacGAGGGCCacggccaggaggaggcggcggctggcggAAGGGGCCGCGgcctggaggaggcggcggccggcggagcaGTCGCGGCCGGAGGACGAGGGAGCCGACGGATCGAGGGCGGGGCTGGACAGGCGGCTGGCGGCGACAGGCGGACGGGGCCGGCCTGGGAGCGCCCGCCGGCGGAGAGCAGCGGGACCTGCGAGAGCTGGCCTCCGGCGGCAGAGGCCCGACCAGGGAGAGCCAAAGGCCGGCGCGCGGCGACCGGACCTCAAGCGGCAGTcagagacgaggcggcggcggcccgaACCAAATCCCGACGGAGGGCGGTAGTGGAAGCCGGCGGCGGCCAAATGAG TGGGAACGGCCCTCTCATTCGCCAGATTTTTTTGGCGCCAGATGCGGATGCAATTCTAACATCGCCAAGACCGAAGACTTCTCAGGAGGATATTTGGGCTTGGACGTGGGAGAGTAGTGGAGTTGTCTCAGTAAGGTCAGCATATCGTGAGACAATGCTGAGAAGCAGGTCAAGGGATGAGGAAATTGGAGGCTCCACAGGTACGGAGCAGACCTGGAAGGCACTTTGA